The genomic interval CATAAGCCTCCATAATAAAGGAGACCGTTATCTGTGGACACAGAGAATTCACTGCCTTGTCCTGACTCCACCTTTCAAACTTTCTCAACAAGGTAAGGATCATCCCGTTGagcatcaataatttttttctcaagGTTGGTTATACCGACAATTGCACCAACTATGCAATAACTTCCCTCACTGCTACTGCAATCTTAGCTCGTTCGAGATTCTTGCATAGATGAGTCTGTCTAGTAATCAGGGTTGTTAAATAGGTTGCCTTCCTACTTAGAGTATTTGCTACTACATTTTCCTTTTCGAGGTGGTACAGAATCTCACAATCATAATTCTTCACCAACTCTAACCAACTACACTATCTCATATTTAACTTCTTCTCAGTGTAGAAGTATTTTAAGCTTTTATGATTTGTGAAAATCTGTATCTTCTCTTCATAAAAGTAATGTTTCCAAATCTTTAAGGCAAAAACTACTGACGAGAGGCATAAGCAAGTACCTTACTCTGCTACATTAGACACACCCCAATCCTTTCTTAGAGGCATCgatttaaataacaaaaccaTCCCTTCCATCTGATACTATAAGAACTGAAGCAATAACTAACTTTTGTTTGAGATCCTAGAAGATTTCTTCACAAGCCTTCTTCACAAGCCTTACTCCAAATAAAGAAATCTCTTTTTCTAGTCAATTGAGTCAAAGAAATGGCTatgcaaaaaaaatatttcccaTATCGTCGATAATAGCCTACTAACCCTAGGAAACTGCACACCTCACTCACTGTAGTTAGACAAGGCCAACTCGTAACCACCTTTTTAAATAGTGTATTATTATGCAGCGGAAGTAACAAGAATCAATAAgctttcaaattcactaattttggccgAAACTAAAGCATACTCATCTAAAATAAGAGGATTTGtaatcatacctttgtagaactcgtCAAGATCTCGATCAATCAGTAGTAATTTTCTCCAAAGAACACATAACTTAGTAGTAATCAATCAGTAGTGAGAGAGAATTGGCCATTTGATTATTTTAGACGACAAGATTTTGGATGGATTGATGGATTCAATTTTGGTAATTGGTCTCAATATTTAAAAGCTGTCTGGAAGTAATAATGGTAGCAATAATTTAACaactaaatattttttggattttgtgtttttgtaaaaaatcatccatgaacTTATTGTAAACATggttaaattttcaatttgatccaCCAGCTCCATTAAAAGACACCAAAATGCATAAACTATGTCTTTAGTTGTGCCCAATATATAGTGGAATTTTGATCACTACCACATTTCATATGCCATTGAACTATACATTTAGATGAACtttcatcttcaaatatttaattttaactatTATAAGAATAAATGATGCAAGAGTATActaacaattaatttatttttttaggacAAAAAACTTGGGTATGCATTTTAGactatcacttttttttttcaatctacCCAATTGTCAAATCACATTTTGTTTTCTAGTAAACTTTTtgttttatctatttttaaatgtttttttgttGATGCAGGGCAAGATACATTCAAGTATTGCTCTTATTCTAGGGATTTTTTAGTGCTTCAATATGAAATGGGATAGCCCACTCAACGTTTGGGGCATGTGTTCAAAAAATGAAGGTAAAGTTTATTTTAACCCAcgtttttctatatatatgcaTATGAAAATCAATAGTAtgtctctttttttaaaatgaataatatTTCTTTTCCATCCGTATattcacaaaataaaatcttaattctCTTTATATATACAACACAACTTTCAAAAAACACAAAAGTTAACTAATTCACAACAAAGAAAGTGAAAACTTGTTTAACTAACCGATCAATAAGTTATATTGACCAATATATACATAAagtttgtagaaaataacacgatatttaagtgggttttattggatttttggtGAAATTAAAGGTCCAATGACATTCTTGGTAATTATGGGCAAAtgacatttttgtaattaaacatatcttctccaaaattaggGCTGAAATCGTGAGACTCTTTGAGATAGAGACGAGGCAGCCGTCTGAGATAaaaccgaaaaaaaaaaaacagcagCCGTCGGAGAGAAATAGGGTAGCAGCCGATCTAGTCGGCGGCAGGCTCATACCAGGTTTGTGTCGCGCCGACCGACTTTTGACGTCAGTGGTAGTGCAGTCGGCGGGGGCGTGGGTTTGTGTCCAATGACGCAGGTACTCGTCCTTCGCAGTGGGTGTCGGGTGGGCTTACCGGTTGTCAGCAACAGAGAGGTATGCGCGGATCTGCGAGTGGTTCGCCGGTTAGAGGCGGATTGATTTGGGCTATTTTGCAGTGGGTTGTTCTCGGTTTCAGAGGTGACGTTGTGTGTggatctctcggtatcagtAGATATTAATTGTAGATTGGTGATTATTGTTAGATTGGTGATTATtattgattatctgtaattatAAATTCCTTTTTGctcataataaaattaattcaagctggttctcaaagtggatgtagaccaaactagtcgaaccactatatatcttggtgttcatTCTTTACTGCTTAGTGTGCTGGCATATTCTTTGTTCAGGATATTTTTGTTGGGATTAATTTGACAGATGCTTCGATGTCTACACGgttcgaagttgttaaatttgatgggaaaggtgatttcaggttatggaggaaaaagattaggGCTATTCTGGTGCAACAAAaggtagccaaaatcttagaTGAAAATGACCTTCCACCAACAATTACAGAAGCTAAAAAAAGGATATGGATGAAATGGCCTATTCGACGATAATTCTATATCTGTTAGATGGATTGCTCAGGCTAGTAGATGAGGCCACTACTACAGCGGagttatggaagaaattagaaagtctttatttgactaagtccttgccaaataaattatatctaaaagaaaaattctttggATATAAAATGGACTCTAGTAAAGACTTAGAAGAGAACCTAGATGAATTTcagaagattatagttgatctcaataacatcggtgagaagatgtcggatgaaaatcaagcagttattcttcctaattATTTGTCTGAATCTTATCGAGAAGTTAAGGTAGCTATTAAACATAGACAGaattcattgtccatggatatagtgttggatgcctTGAGAATGAGAAACCTCGAGAGTAAAAAGGAACGTAAGGATGGAGAGTTACTCACGACCAGAGGCAAAAGTGAGAAAAAGaacggaaaaggaaaagagtcaAGATCCAGATCAAAATCAAAAGGGAAAACCAAAAAGtgtttcctatgtcataaagaaggacattttaggaaaaattgccctttgaataagagcaaggaaGCATCAAGTAGTAAGCATGCAGGGGATTCTAGTACAGCAAATGTTACTGATGGATATGATTCAGTAGAGGTCTTGATGGTGTCCAGTAGGGACATTCAGAATActtggatcatggattcagggtgtacgtttcacatgactcctaatcaagatttcttgattgactttcaGGAAAATGATGGGGGATCAGTTTTGCTTGGTAATAatggtgcttgtgatgtaaaaggaattgggtCAGTTCGAATTGCAACATGTGATGGAATGATCGaaattcttacaaatgtaaggtatgttcTAGAACtcaaacaaaatctaatttctctggGCAAATTAGATAGAGCAGGTTATTCCTATAAATCTGAGAATGAAGTTTTGAAGGTTATCAAGGATTCTTTGGTTAAGCTAAAGAGGACCTTGAGGAATGACCTTTATGTATTGGAGGGTAATATAGTTTCAGATAGTGCTACTATTGCATCTGGGAAAGAAACAGATAAgtctatgttatggcataacagactagctcatgtgagtgaaagaggtcttcaagctctttcacaacaaggtttgcttggaggagttaaagacattgaactccAATTTTGTGAATAATGAGAAAGTCTACCAGAGTGAAGTTTAGGAAAGGGAAGCATTCTATCAAAGGAATTTTGGATTATGTTCATTCAGATTTGTGGGGTCCTACAAAGGTACCTTCTATGGGGGGTTCGAGATACTTCATTTcgatcattgatgatttttcaagaaagaTGTGGGTGTATCCACTAAAACagaaggatgaagcttttggaaaatttcttgaatggaaaaagcagGTTGAGAACCAAACCGGCAGAAAGGTAAAGTATCCGAGGACAGACAACGATTTAgaatttatgaataaaaaatttgataatttttgcAAATCTGAGGGAATTACGAGGCATTTCACTGTTATGTATACTCCACAACAGAATGGTTTAGTTGAGAGCTTcaacagaacaattatggagcATATAAGATGTCTCTTGACGaatgcttcattacccttgaagTTTTGGAGGGAAACTGCCCAAACAGcctgttatcttattaataggagTCCATTTTccgctttaggcctaaagactccccaggagatatggacaggaaaagctccaagtttggatcatctcaaagtgtttggatgttcagcTTATGCTCGTGTTAAGGAAGGGAAGCTGAACAAGAGGGCATTGAAATatatgtttattggctatcttcagggtgttaaaggatataaactttgATGTATGGAAGAGGGCAGAAATAAATGTATTATCAGCagagatgtgacctttaatgaaacaGAGATGCCATTTTGTGTCAAAGAGCAGCAGAAACAACAAATAGTTGATCAGGTTGAGGcagaggttagaattgattctaaagcacgaCCATCAGTTTGTTCAGGCGAATCCAGTGATCAGTCATCCAATTCTGATGTTAGACAACCTCAACTGTAgaggactttgattgatgagggagctttCGGTGAAAAAAGCTCAAGTAGCTACCTACAGAACTATCAGCTTACACGTGACAAGCCTCAGCGGGTGAGACAGGCTCCTACGAGGTatggttatgctgatttagttgcttatgctcttacttgtgcagTTGACAGTATTGAAGGAAagcctcttacttttgaggaggcAATTGTATCTGATTCGAAAGAACAATGGAAGGATGTTATGGAAGCAGAGTTGTTCTCATTGCAGaagaatcagacatggtcaCCAAGGCTtcctaatcagaaactcattcagtcaaagtggatttataaaatcaagccaggTACGAGAGGTGACAacaagcctaggtataaggctagatTGGTAGCCAACGGCTACACTCACaaggagggagttgacttttatgagattttctctccggtgGCGAGGCATTCAtccattcgattaattttatctattgctgttcactttgatatgtttgttgaacagatgGGCGTCACCACAACTTTCCTTCATGGtgaattggaggaagtgatctacatggctcaatctaagggctatgaggtgaaaggaagggaagacatggtttgtcgtcttcacaagtccatctatggactgaagcaatcgcCGAGACAGTGGTATATCcggtttgacacctttattctgaagcaagggtttcacaggagctcatatgatgcctgcatgtactggaaactatctcagaaaggtacatatatttatctacttctgtatgtagatgatatgatcctggtgtctaaggattattctgaaatctgtgatctcaagaaacgattgagtagtgaatttaagatgaaagatttaggtgaactgaAAAGTAGGGGTGTACATAGTTTGGGTTGGGccgggttggaagatttttgtggaccaacccaaatattcgggttggctaataatgaatcctattagttcttttttggagggtcaacccaacccaacccaacccaaaattttcggGTTGGGTCGGGTTGGGTCACCggttctgttttgtttttgtttttgtttttgtttttgttttttgtggaccaacccaaTAAAAACAGACCATATCTAACCTCTTTAAAATTAGAACTCCAACATAGAATGGATTTGAGATTCCTACGTAAGCACTAGAATAACAGATGTCCTTGGTCCATTGACATCAAATTTCTGACAAGAGGTTTTGAGTTATTTCATAAAACTTGACACTCAAAAAAGGGTACCTCAATAGAATGCCATTCAACCCATTTGAGtgtgaaaagaaacaaaacaaaagctcCTGTTATAAAAATAGTCTCCATGTTATCTACTTGTTTTATTGTAAATTCCTTTTTGctcataataaaattaattcaagttgtttctcaaagtggatgtagactcCATTGCCAAAACTACCAAGATTCATAACATAAACAGAAGAATCTCAGTATGAAAAATTGTCTAAATAAAGTTACATTAGCTTAAAAAATCTTCTATTTAAAGGATCAAGCATTGATAAGAAAAATGAAGCAAATATTTGATTCAGTAATGAGACGTAATCACCACATCAGGGATCCAGATAAATAAAGGAAGTAGATTGAAATGTTCATGTAAAGAAATTAGAGATCAAGTAAAAAATAGAGGTTGCTTGGCCACCCAACCGAACAAATAGCTCATATCACAATGAACTGTATTGTAAAGTTAGACGTCATAGATTCATATGTCGTACAAAATGAAGTGaagatataattatatcacaagggcagttttaaaaaagaaaaaaaaaaatcagaatagCATATAGTAAATGAAATCTAACTAggctttgaaaattttcatcctAAGTCATAAACAAATGATGGACATAATTTCCAAGTTTTTCAACAAAGGGACGATTCTTAAGGTGAAATTTGAAGGCTAATATGGAAAGAATAGAGAGGAAAAGGTGGTGGCTACTGGCTAAGGTGAGAGTAGTGGGCATGCCGGAGGAATTAATTCATGTTGATGGAGAAGATAGGTCACAAAGTAGAAATGATAAAATTTCATAtctaacatttaaaaatataaaaagaaataaaaattttcgttgaaataatgaaaagagactaatacTCAAAATACAAAGAGTTGAGtttgatataaatgaatgattaaattttaatataataactCTAAACATGAAGATTTGATCAAAAGAAAAGTAAGATCTAAACAAAAGGTATTTAGCTTTAGGGTGACAACCAAACCTAAGTTTGACTTCAATATTTTGTTTCCTTACCTTTCTCTTCCATCTTCTCAAACATAGAAAGAGCACTACTTGTGTTAACATTCCCTAACAGTTCACTCACATCGGTTGCAATCCTAAAGCCAAGGAAAGGTGGTAGTGGTATCAGCAACAATATGTGAAAAGGCTCGtgaaaaaagtattttaacagttctctttttttttttgtttcactACACCTCTTGTATCTTGCCCTCTAAAAGCTACAAAGAAAAATTTGTACGGTAAAATAGTATGATATCGGCTTATTATCCTTGTTTAAAAAACTTAAAGTCAGAACCATACTAACATTCAAACATATAATACATGACAACTCATCTCTACCTATTTCTAATTCTAATcatatttgtaacctatagaGATAAACTAAGTAAGTAACAGGGACCTACATTAtctaaacaaaaagaaaaatattaaaatttctcAATATTTATCGACTGCACCAATTGCAAAAATTCTCCTTTACAAATTCTTTCATATctccaaaacaaaaatagatcTCCTCTTTAGTTAACATTAACAACTTATATGTTCACATGGTCTATAAGAGTAATATAAGACAATCTTGGTTATATTCTTTTCGAAGATCATGCTTGTTTTGCTTAATAATTTACATCTTTCATACATGAAACAAATGGATAACAAGAAAtccaaaatgattaccaaatagaATGTACAATGTTTTGAGGGAATACCTAATCACCATCAATAATCATATAattgttgggatgtatgccctaaagtctcgtagttaTAGGTTatttgaatcaatggttgattagttttatatgcaataatctatattatacaaagatccaagattatcttatgtgacttaaacatgtatatggagacatacaagtggatcatgtttaagtgataatctaaatggtatgtagtatatggataagatttggTATCTTATCCTGCTAACACTACTTatacggctcactttgtagttgttacaatatttgtaaagtgctacaaatgatctgatcctgatgattcatgtggagacatgtgatcaaaagtatcatatacaaagagtttgtataagactagaccacgaaatgcatagtctctctttataacaccgttgctcgaagagacttacatttcactaggatgaccataggtgactcgacTTGAATACTGAGTGggttgtgaattcctgcctataagggcggtcgtttgatttgtatgggtgacaGTGACCagattcaccgactcaataagcctacaatttttgggaattcgtcttattaaggagctgggaacacaacacaagaaaaaattcactcattccctactGTTAggctaagtagataaattgctctcttaaaggttaatttcaaggcttgaacaatgaggtgccTCACCCTCTCCTAGCTTGAGAAGGGTTCAGTTATAGTTgtactatgactaattgttaattagaagaatcggtgttacttaagaagttaaatgtaactacatgagtaaaatggtaatttgaccgaattgtacttacgagcaatttgtgaagggtcaacgcatAGTTGACTatttatccaatggacatatatatatatatatatatatatatatattgcgaagagtacagttgtcgatctttggtggagtgtccgacagttaatgaaggatgattaagttaattaaagagtttaattagttaatcaagtatcattaaAGCTTCAACCTGTAGGTCTATATGGTCTctttgttagctcaataagaattaatgagaataaaaaattttggtttaatttgaattgttcaaattaattaaagagaattgattgtataagatacaattaaataatgtataatgtatgttgatacattatgagaGAGATaactatttgaatatgattcaagtagttattatatgaatgagattcatataaaaattatatgttaaaatttaatgtgaatgtgattcatattaaatctatatagttttatgagagaaatgaatatttgaatatgattcaaacgttaactatatgaatatgatttatatagaaactatatattaaaattaatgtgaatatgattcatattaaaactatatagtttgatgagagagattgttaattgaatgtgattcaaatattaatttacaagaatatgatttatataaaaatataggttatatattatatgtgatataacatatagtttaacaCTTATATATTAAGTTGGTTaagatatgtatatatattattattaaaattcaaattgttttgaaatttaatttgaaaaattaaaaggagaGAGACTTATAACTCAACCCTCAAGCTTTCAAGAACGTGAaaatagaagagaaaaagaatcatcttcttctccatcCTTCTCCATCTCTATGTGTGTGATTCTCTCCAAAAATCTCTCAAGCTCTCATCCTCCACTTTTACCAAGATTGAGTGCAACACATGAAATTCTGCACACTCGTCCCTGAGAATAACGAGGAAGGTCCCGTGGTGATGTTCCTTTCCTTGTTGTTGTGTTCGTCGTGTCGAGTTTGTGAGATTGAGAGAAGAAGACGTGTTGTAGAGAGGAAGTGAGAAGGCAGTACTTTAAGGGTATGTGATATCCCTTTCCCTTATTCTCAATGTATTTTCATGGTTCATACATGTTTTAGATTAATATGTTTATCCTTGTGTTTCCTGTTggttttttggcccttaatctcaaattaattaattaatcaatgttttgatgataacaaactcaatttttaattactgaaaattttagtgttttaatatgtccatagcgtaaaGCTCGAAACACGATTCCACTCTTGTTAATCGGACTCAAATGCGGAGCTAAGAAGAAGTTATACCGaaagatttttcaaaaaatacagTGGCGATGATGTGGCGACTGGAGTAGCTCATGCCATCCCGGCGACGACACGTGGAGCTTTGGGAGAGTGACATATGGGCTTTtggttaatttaaatattataatatatatattattttattaaaaaaaatgtatatggtttctttcaaatttaaaaaaaaaaaaaaaatccagaaAGCATTAAATGCTCCTTCCGTTGGAAGCCCTTTTATatgtgataatatatatatatatatattttaattttttttaccatttaacttattattattattattatattttatatatatgtttttcgtttgaaaatttcagaatttaaaaaatatatatttttatttattttatcttcttatttttcttttaatttcttttaatctccacccttcatttttttttaacacaaaatctaatggtccaatttaaattcaattttttcccTTTCCATCTCtttataaaccatcttcctctccaaattttgaattaataaatttttatatttcataatcctcAAAAAACAAGGTTCCatttgttgctctctctaagctcccattttttttttttttcattttattcttgagagaggtgttattgtattgtgaggataaatttgttgagtgcttttTGTAAATCCATTCCAGTGAGAGTTATATTGTGTTTATTCcaatttgtaacggtttgatcctaaagcGTGGAAAGGATCAGGTTTGCTctttgaacccgtaaaaggagcggtggtgatAACGGTTGATGCTCTAATTCCATGGAGGAGTCGGAAAtgatttttattcaaatttccaagaggccgcttggggagtggagtaggtcgagtttgaccgaaccactataaaaattatggtGTCCTcctaatctttttttattttatattttgcaattaattaagaaatttattgtatgttttattttgttcttatttattttgcctaaaatttgatagatttTACTCACtcttttgtcatcttatttgttgcataattgatttttcttattatttatagaagtgtattaattagtttaactgggttaatttagaaaaaaagtttaattaaaccctattcacccctctagggttgccatatacGATTTCAACAATTTGGTTCGGGTTTGCtctcttgaaatatttatttcttgataaacttaatttattttttagccTATACAAGtttaggttttatcccttttaccgatagtcaatctattacaaaaCCTCCTTTCTTTTgatactaattatagttattggaaaaatagaatgagatttttcttgctttctattgattatgatttatgggatattgttgaggaaggttttaaaattccaacaaaagatgttgatggtgttagcactataaaaacctaaggaagaatggtcaataaatgaaaaagaataTGCTCTTTAAATGCCAAAGCTATATAGCTTTTTTTGTgtttgaatgaagttgagtataatagagtgtctatttgcaaaatcgctaaagagatatgggataaattagaaattactcatgaaagaactagtcaagtaaaataaacaaagattgacatgttagttcatcaatatgatatgtttaaaattgatgaaaatgaagctatttccgatatgtttattagatttactaacattgtcaatgctttagaaggacttgggaaaaagtactcaaatcttgagaagataaagaagctatTGTGGTATTTGCCTAAACAATGGGAGCCTAAAGTCATTGCCATTCAAGAGGCAAAAGATCACAAATCTCctctccattgatgaactcatgggctcattgttgacgcatgagataaagatcaagaaaaa from Benincasa hispida cultivar B227 chromosome 10, ASM972705v1, whole genome shotgun sequence carries:
- the LOC120089034 gene encoding uncharacterized protein LOC120089034, translated to MTQVLVLRSGCRVGLPVVSNREENDGGSVLLGNNGACDVKGIGSVRIATCDGMIEILTNVRYVLELKQNLISLGKLDRAGYSYKSENEVLKVIKDSLVKLKRTLRNDLYVLEDLWGPTKVPSMGGSRYFISIIDDFSRKMWVYPLKQKDEAFGKFLEWKKQVENQTGRKVKYPRTDNDLEFMNKKFDNFCKSEGITRHFTVMYTPQQNGLVESFNRTIMEHIRCLLTNASLPLKFWRETAQTASYARVKEGKLNKRALKYMFIGYLQEMPFCVKEQQKQQIVDQVEAERTLIDEGAFGEKSSSSYLQNYQLTRDKPQRVRQAPTRYGYADLVAYALTCAVDSIEGKPLTFEEAIVSDSKEQWKDVMEAELFSLQKNQTWSPRLPNQKLIQWASPQLSFMVNWRK